In the Juglans microcarpa x Juglans regia isolate MS1-56 chromosome 6D, Jm3101_v1.0, whole genome shotgun sequence genome, one interval contains:
- the LOC121234995 gene encoding photosystem II core complex proteins psbY, chloroplastic: MAATMAMLNAKCLITSSNKMAANPTKPASYTKPNTLLSIQNLPKGLTSSKSVESLNLSTSLTSSAIAGAIFSTLSSCDTAMAAQQIADIAEGDNRGLALLLPIVPAVAWVIFNILQPALNQINRMRSNQGLVVGLGGLAASGFMSTPHASAGEIAMIAEAAPTSDSRGQLLLIVVAPAILWVIYNILQPALNQINKMRSD, translated from the coding sequence ATGGCAGCAACAATGGCCATGCTCAATGCCAAGTGCTTGATCACCAGCTCCAACAAAATGGCTGCCAACCCAACCAAACCAGCCTCCTACACAAAACCCAACACCCTCCTCTCCATTCAAAACCTCCCAAAGGGTCTTACCTCCTCTAAATCTGTTGAAAGTCTCAACTTGTCAACTTCTCTAACAAGTTCTGCCATTGCTGGAGCCATCTTTTCAACCCTAAGCTCTTGTGACACAGCCATGGCTGCCCAACAAATTGCTGACATAGCCGAGGGCGACAACCGTGGGCTAGCACTGTTGCTGCCCATTGTTCCAGCGGTGGCGTGGGTGATCTTCAACATCCTACAACCAGCGCTTAACCAAATCAACCGCATGCGCAGCAACCAGGGGCTGGTCGTCGGGCTCGGAGGGTTGGCCGCATCTGGGTTCATGTCAACACCCCATGCATCAGCCGGTGAAATTGCTATGATTGCTGAGGCAGCTCCCACGAGCGACAGCAGAGGACAGCTTCTTCTGATCGTTGTTGCTCCGGCTATTCTCTGGGTCATCTACAATATTCTTCAACCAGCCTTGAACCAGATCAACAAGATGAGGTCTGATTGa